A genomic window from Psychrilyobacter piezotolerans includes:
- a CDS encoding radical SAM protein, whose amino-acid sequence MKISKCEALEWFEYLADIPVDAKEVFEEYEDIIRSTQRQIERSYMNEIAKIQSKIDGLKDMRGRTYYVGMKEKFPPGCISCLFGDGLGGIRKTHTCNLTCEFCYYHDSLDSVDPIPQDMWDIGDELYETEDIDLLLSIQKKPSGIAYVYLEPFMEIEKYYDVVKKFSDAGVHQHMYTNGVLCTEDNLKKLAEAGLDELRFNLNATNVSDQVIEAMRIARKYFKWVGIETPMTPSFYDEFMAKKEAILSIGLDYMNCAELHLGTDNLNNYMGENFYTYRNGYLSPLWSRKVTLKFMETAVNEGWDMLIHDCSNHTKYAREINKMKNSGQFGSHTYVSEFDRPLIAAFLPILEDENFKFLDSIPLPAKWKLENCRENIEEILEDFSFDDEIYEGFEG is encoded by the coding sequence ATGAAAATAAGTAAATGTGAAGCATTGGAATGGTTTGAATATCTGGCAGATATTCCTGTAGATGCAAAGGAAGTTTTTGAGGAGTATGAAGATATAATCAGATCTACTCAAAGACAGATAGAGAGATCATATATGAATGAAATAGCGAAGATCCAGAGTAAGATAGATGGATTGAAGGATATGAGAGGGCGTACATACTATGTGGGAATGAAGGAAAAATTTCCTCCTGGATGTATATCTTGCCTGTTTGGTGACGGACTTGGGGGGATCAGAAAGACTCATACCTGTAACCTTACCTGTGAGTTCTGTTACTACCATGATTCATTGGATTCAGTAGATCCCATCCCTCAGGATATGTGGGATATAGGAGATGAACTGTATGAGACTGAAGATATCGACCTGCTGCTGTCTATCCAGAAGAAACCATCTGGAATAGCCTATGTATATTTAGAGCCGTTTATGGAGATAGAAAAATACTACGATGTAGTAAAAAAATTCTCAGATGCAGGTGTTCATCAGCATATGTATACCAATGGTGTCCTGTGTACAGAGGATAATTTAAAAAAATTAGCCGAAGCCGGACTGGATGAACTCAGGTTTAACCTGAATGCCACTAATGTCAGTGACCAGGTTATCGAAGCTATGAGAATTGCCCGTAAATATTTTAAATGGGTAGGAATAGAAACTCCTATGACACCTTCATTTTACGATGAATTTATGGCTAAAAAAGAGGCAATTCTTTCAATAGGGCTGGACTATATGAACTGTGCCGAACTGCATCTGGGAACGGATAATCTGAATAACTATATGGGTGAAAACTTCTATACATATAGAAACGGATACCTGTCTCCCCTTTGGTCCAGGAAGGTTACCCTTAAATTTATGGAAACTGCTGTAAATGAAGGTTGGGATATGCTTATCCACGACTGTTCTAACCATACTAAGTATGCCAGAGAGATCAACAAGATGAAAAACAGCGGCCAATTTGGTTCCCATACCTATGTCAGCGAGTTTGACAGACCCCTTATTGCTGCATTTTTACCTATTTTAGAGGATGAGAATTTTAAATTTTTAGATTCAATTCCCCTGCCGGCTAAGTGGAAATTAGAAAACTGCAGGGAAAATATAGAGGAGATCTTGGAAGACTTTTCCTTTGATGACGAGATCTATGAAGGATTCGAAGGATAA